CCACCTGACGGTCGAAGCGTCCGGGACGCAGCAACGCTGCGTCCAGCACGTCGGGCCTGTTCGTCGCCGCCAGGATGATCACCTCCTGCCCACTCCCGAACCCGTCCATCTCCACCAGCAGTTGATTCAGCGTCTGTTCCCGCTCGTCATTCCCCCCCTGAAGATTGACACCGCGCTTGCGTCCCACCGCATCGATCTCGTCGATGAAGACGATGCACGGGGCACTCTTGCGGGCCTGCTCGAACAGGTCACGGACGCGGGCGGCACCGACGCCGACGAACATCTCCACGAAGTCAGAGCCTGAGATGGAGAAGTACGGCACTTTGGCTTCTCCTGCCACAGCCTTAGCGAGCAAGGTCTTGCCGCTTCCGGGAGGGCCGACGAGCAAGACGCCGTGGGGGATGCGGGCACCGAGCTGGTGATACCGCTCTGGTTGGCGGAGGAAGTCCACGACCTCCTGCAAGTCCTGTTTTGCCTCGTCACAACCAGCAACGTCCGCAAACGTCAGCTTGATCTGGCCCTCGCTGATCACCGCCGCCTTCGACTTCCCGAACGTCGACGCCGCGTCGGTGCCCCCGTTCTGCCGCCCGCGCAGCAGCAGCACCACGAGGCCGACGATGAGGAGCAGAGTCAGCAGGCCGCTGAGGACGGCGAGTGGGCTGAGGCGGGTGCTGGAGGCGTAGGAGACGTTCACCCCGGCGGCCTGAAGGCGGGCCAGCGTGACGGCGGGATCGGCGGCGAGAGTGCGGGTGCGGTAATTCTGACCGCTCCCGAGTTCGCCCGTCAGCAGGGCCGTGTTGTTCTGGTACTGCACACTTGCCGTCGCCACGTCCCCGGCCCGCAGCGCCGCCGTGAAGTCCTCCAGCGGCAGCTCGTTCGGGCGACCGCGCGGCGCGACGAGGCTGATGATCAGCAGCAGCGCGATCACGGCGGCACCGAGGCCCCATCCCCACGTGGCGCGTTTCATCCGCGTCGCTGGCTCCCCTGGCGGCAGGTTCCGGGCGTCATACCCCAGTGTAGGGCGCGCGGGCCGGGAAACTCTGGAACCGAAGTGGCGATGTGGTCAGGAGAACGGGACAGGGCACCTCCGCTGGGGCCGGGGCTGACTTCCGCCCCTCTCCCTCCGCTGCAGAACGGACCGGAGAAGTTTCTTCCTGCGGGTGAGGTGCAAAAGAGTCCTCTTCTCCTATCTGGCCCAACCTCAACCTGAGCGTACTCCACTCAACTCTATTGACTGTTTGGAACTGTGGCCTTATGATGAGCGCACGTACAGGACTGCTCCCCATACGGGCGCAGCATCCTACCCCTTCAAGGAGTCAACCATGCCAAAAGCCGTTGGAATCGACCTGGGCACCACCAACAGTGTGATCAGCGTGATGGAGGGCGGACGGCCCGAAGTCATCGTGAACGCGGAGGGCGCGCGGACCACGCCGTCCGTCGTGGCCTTCAAGGGCGACGAGCGCCTCGTCGGGCAGATCGCCCGCCGTCAGGCCGCGCTCAACCCGCAGGCCACCCTCTTCGAGGTCAAGCGCTTCATCGGTCGCCGCTGGGACGAGGTGAGCGAGGAGGCCGCGCGCAGCCCCTTCAAGGTGAAGGAAGGCCCCGGCGGGTCCGTCCGCATCGAGGTCGCGGGCAAGGACTACGCGCCCGAGCAGGTGAGCGCGGAAGTGCTGCGGAAGCTCGTGCAGGACGCCTCTGCCAAGCTGGGCGAGAAGATCAGGGACGTGGTGATCACCGTTCCCGCGTACTTCGACAACTCTCAGCGTGAGGCGACCAAGCAGGCGGGCGAGATCGCGGGCCTGAACGTGCTGCGCGTGATCAATGAGCCGACTGCCGCCGCGCTCGCCTACGGGCTGGAGCGCAAGGGCAACGAGACGGTCCTCGTGTTCGACCTCGGTGGCGGCACCTTCGACGTGACGATTCTGGAGCTGGGCGACGGCGTGTTCGAGGTCAAGTCCACGAGCGGTGACACCCACCTCGGCGGCGCGGACTTCGACCAGCGCATCGTGAACTGGCTGGCGACGGAGTTCCAGAAGGAGAACAGCTTCGACCTCCGCAAGGACCCGCAGGCCCTCCAGCGCCTGATCGAGGCCGCCGAGAAGGCGAAGATCGAGCTGAGTAACGCCTCCGAGACGACCATCAGCCTGCCCTTCATCACCTTCGACCCGGAGACGCGCACCCCGCAGCACCTGGAGCGCAACCTCAGCCGTGCCAAGTTCGAGGAGCTGACCGCCGACCTGCTGCGCCGCGTGCGCCAGCCCGTCGAGCAGGCCCTCAGTGACGCCAAGCTCAGCGCCTCCGGCATCGACGAGATCATCCTCGTCGGCGGCTCGACCCGCATTCCCGCCGTCAAGCGCATCGTGCAGGAGCTGACGGGCAAGACGCCCAACGAGTCGGTCAACCCCGACGAGGCCGTGGCGCTCGGGGCCGCCGTGCAGGCGGGCATTATCCAGGGCGACTCGTCCCTCGGCGACATCGTGCTGGTGGACGTGACCCCGCTGACGATGGGCGTGGAGGTCAAGGGCGGCATGATCGCCCCGATGATCACGCGCAACACGACCGTTCCCGCCAAGAAGACCGAGATTTACACGACCGCCGAGAACAACCAGCCCGGCGTGGAGATCAACGTCCTTCAGGGTGAGCGCCCGATGGCCGCCGACAACAAGAGCCTGGGCCGCTTCAAGCTCGAGGGCATCCCGCCCATGCCCGCCGGTCGCCCGCAGATCGAGGTGACGTTCGACATCGACGCCAACGGCATCCTGCACGTGACCGCGCGGGAGAAGACGAGCGGCAAGGAGGCCAGCATCCGCATCGAGAACACCACGACCCTCGACAAGAGCGACGTGGAGAAGATGGTGCAGGAGGCCGAGCAGAACGCCGAGGCCGACAAGAAGCGCCGCGAGCGTGTGGAGAAGCGCAACAACCTCGACTCCCTGCGCGTGCAGGCCCTCGGCCAGATCGAGGAGAACGCCGGGGCGAGCGAGGACGCCAAGACCAAGCTGAAGGCCGCCGCCGACGAGGCCGAGGAGGCCGTGCGGAGCGACGACGACCAGAAGATCGCCGACGCCCAGAAGCGGCTGGAGGAGGAACTCCGCACCTTCATGACCGCCAGCCAGAGCCAGGGCGGCCAGGGACCGCAGGACGGCCCCCAGGGTGGCAGGGGTGCGGCCCGGCAGGAAGACGACGTGATCGACGCGGATTTCAAGCCCGCCGAGTAAACGTCCGCTCCATCAACACATCAGGGGGGAGAGGACGGCCAGCGTGCCCCCTCTCCCCTATCTTCTTCCCATGTTCAGAAGGCGAGGCCCCACCATGACGAATAGCGACGATCTCAAGACCACGAACGAGCAGGCGACCACCGAATCCAACAGCACGCGCCGCGAGACGAAGACCATCGACGCGGACACGGACACCGACACCCTCGACACCGAGACCGACAACATGGACGAGGACGCCGATCTGGACGGCTTCCCCGGCATGGACGAGAACATGTTCGGGCAGGTGCAGGAGATGATGGCGAAGCTGGAGCGCGCCGACGAGCTGGAGCGTGAGAACGCCGACCTGCGCGGCAAGCTGGGCCGCCTCGCCGCCGACTTCGAGAGCTACCGCCGCCGCACCCAGGGTGACGTGGACGCGGCGCAGGGCCAGGGGGTCGCCAGGGCTGCCGAGTCCCTGATGCCCGTCTACGACGACCTCGACCGCGCCGTGACGATGGGCAGTGGCGACCCGGCCAAGCTCATCCCCGGCGTGCAGGCGGTGCAGTCCACCGTGCTGCGTGTCTTCGGCCAGCTCGGCCTGGAGGCGACGGGCCGGGAGGGCGAGACCTTCGACCCCCAGTGGCACGAGGCCCTTCAGGTGGTGCCCGGCGACGCGGACGACGTGATCGTGCAGGTCTACCAGCGCGGCTTCCGCATGGGCGACCGTCTGGTGCGGCCCGCGCGGGTGGTGGTGAGCAGGAAGGGGTAAGAGCGGCCAGCCGCCAGCGACCAGCGGCCAGCACACCCTCTCCTTCGCTGGCGGCTGGTCGCTGGAAGCTGGAGGCTACCTATGGCATACAAGGACTACTACGACCTGCTCGGCGTCCCCCGCAGCGCCTCGGACGCCGATATCAAGAGCGCGTACCGCAAGCTCGCCAAGCAGTACCACCCCGACAAGAACCAGGGCGACGAGAAGGCCGCCGAACGTTTCAAGGAGATCGGCGAGGCCTACGCGGTCCTGAGTGACCCGGAGAAACGCAAGCTCTACGACCAGTTCGGGCACACCGGGCAGGTGCCGCCGGGCTACGGCGGGGCGGGCGGGGGCTTTCAAGGGGGCGACTTCGGCGGCTTCGACCCCTCTCAATTCAGCGACTTCTTCCAGGGCCTGTTCGGGATGGGCGGGCGGCGAGGCGGGAGCGTAGGCGGACCGGGCGGCACTCAGGTCAACATCGAGGACCTGCTCTCGGGCATGGGGGGCAGCCAGGGGCGGCGCTTCGTGCAGAACGTCGAGGGCGAGTTGCAGGTCACGCTGGAGGAGGCCTTCGCCGGGTCCGACGAGGTGATCAACGTGGACGGCAAGCGCCTGAGCCTGCGGGTGCCCGCCGGAACGCGCGACGGCTCCAGGCTGCGCCTCGCCGGGCAGGCACCGGGCGGCGGCGACGTGCTCCTGACCATCCGCGTGTTGGAGGACGCCCGCTTCGACCTCGACGGCGACGACGTGACGACCACCGTGGACGTGCCCGCGCCTGTGGCCGCGCTTGGCGGGGACGTGACCGTGCGGACGCTGGGCGGCAGCGGCAATCTCCGGGTCCCCCCCGGCAGCAGCGGCGGACGCCGGATGCGCCTGCGTGGGCAGGGCTGGCCGAGGAAGGACGGCACGCGGGGAGACCTCTACGTGCGCCTGAACCTCACCGTCCCCGGCGATATGAGCGACGAGGAGCGGGAGCTATACCGGCGGTTGGGTGAATTGCGGAAGTGAAGCGGTGGAAAGGGGCCGTCTTCGGAGTGGAGGCGGCCCTCTCCCGTTTGTGTTGGGTGATGGGGAGAAGTTGACGGGCGCGTGTTCTGGGAGGCCAGGCTCGTTCACCCCCTCCCCGGCCCTCTCCCACAAGGAGGGAGGGAGAACAGGCGGCGAGCACATCAAGCGTTCAAAGGGGGGGTTAAAAGAGATGGGCCACCCTCCAGCCCTCGAAGGTGGCCCGCACTCTCGGCGTTGTGTTCTTGCCTAGCTGTTGTCGCTCGGCACGCTCACGCCCCGGAGCGCCTCCTCGTCCGCATTCCCGCTCGCGCGCACGGCGAGGTCCCCGAGGCTGACCATTCCGACCACCTTCCCGCCCTCGGTGACGGGCAGGCGGCGCAGTTGATGGCGGGCCATCTCCTGCGCGGCGTCCTCGACGGAGGTGTCGGCCTCCATCGTGAACACGTCCCCGGTGGTGTAGTCGGTGACGGCGGTGCCCGAGCCGTGCCCGTAGGCGACCGCCCGGATCACGATGTCGCGGTCGGTGATGATGCCCGTGGGCTGGTCGCCCTTCATCACGAGGACCGCGCCAATGTCCTGCTCCAGCATCAGCGTGGCGACCTCCTGCAAGGTGGCCTGCGGATCGACCGTGATGGGGTGGGGCGTCATGATCTCTCGAAGGGTCGGCATGCCTGAACCGTACTCATCCGTCCGTTAACCCTCGTGGGAACCCCGTGAAGCAGAACAGAGAGAGGGAGGTGACCGAACATGGCCCCTCCCCCTTTTTGCTGACGGCTGACGGCTGAGAGCTGACCGCTTACCTCATCAGCCAATCGAAGCTCGTCTTCATCAACGCGGCGCGGCTCTGCGGCGACAGGCCCTCCAGCCCGAAGCCCATGTTGATCGTGCGGTAACGGCCCGCGTCGTTCGTCACGATGGCCCCGGCGTTCTCGGTCGCGTTCTGGGCGGTGACGCGGGGGCGCTGGGTCTGCTGCTGGCCCTGAAGCACCTGCCGCAGCACGGAGCCGATCACGCCCTTCGCGAGCTGCTCGACGAGGCCGCGCGGGTTCTCGATCTTCTGCTCGGCGC
Above is a genomic segment from Deinococcus sp. YIM 134068 containing:
- a CDS encoding nucleotide exchange factor GrpE, giving the protein MTNSDDLKTTNEQATTESNSTRRETKTIDADTDTDTLDTETDNMDEDADLDGFPGMDENMFGQVQEMMAKLERADELERENADLRGKLGRLAADFESYRRRTQGDVDAAQGQGVARAAESLMPVYDDLDRAVTMGSGDPAKLIPGVQAVQSTVLRVFGQLGLEATGREGETFDPQWHEALQVVPGDADDVIVQVYQRGFRMGDRLVRPARVVVSRKG
- the dnaK gene encoding molecular chaperone DnaK → MPKAVGIDLGTTNSVISVMEGGRPEVIVNAEGARTTPSVVAFKGDERLVGQIARRQAALNPQATLFEVKRFIGRRWDEVSEEAARSPFKVKEGPGGSVRIEVAGKDYAPEQVSAEVLRKLVQDASAKLGEKIRDVVITVPAYFDNSQREATKQAGEIAGLNVLRVINEPTAAALAYGLERKGNETVLVFDLGGGTFDVTILELGDGVFEVKSTSGDTHLGGADFDQRIVNWLATEFQKENSFDLRKDPQALQRLIEAAEKAKIELSNASETTISLPFITFDPETRTPQHLERNLSRAKFEELTADLLRRVRQPVEQALSDAKLSASGIDEIILVGGSTRIPAVKRIVQELTGKTPNESVNPDEAVALGAAVQAGIIQGDSSLGDIVLVDVTPLTMGVEVKGGMIAPMITRNTTVPAKKTEIYTTAENNQPGVEINVLQGERPMAADNKSLGRFKLEGIPPMPAGRPQIEVTFDIDANGILHVTAREKTSGKEASIRIENTTTLDKSDVEKMVQEAEQNAEADKKRRERVEKRNNLDSLRVQALGQIEENAGASEDAKTKLKAAADEAEEAVRSDDDQKIADAQKRLEEELRTFMTASQSQGGQGPQDGPQGGRGAARQEDDVIDADFKPAE
- a CDS encoding ATP-dependent metallopeptidase FtsH/Yme1/Tma family protein; this encodes MKRATWGWGLGAAVIALLLIISLVAPRGRPNELPLEDFTAALRAGDVATASVQYQNNTALLTGELGSGQNYRTRTLAADPAVTLARLQAAGVNVSYASSTRLSPLAVLSGLLTLLLIVGLVVLLLRGRQNGGTDAASTFGKSKAAVISEGQIKLTFADVAGCDEAKQDLQEVVDFLRQPERYHQLGARIPHGVLLVGPPGSGKTLLAKAVAGEAKVPYFSISGSDFVEMFVGVGAARVRDLFEQARKSAPCIVFIDEIDAVGRKRGVNLQGGNDEREQTLNQLLVEMDGFGSGQEVIILAATNRPDVLDAALLRPGRFDRQV
- a CDS encoding CBS domain-containing protein translates to MPTLREIMTPHPITVDPQATLQEVATLMLEQDIGAVLVMKGDQPTGIITDRDIVIRAVAYGHGSGTAVTDYTTGDVFTMEADTSVEDAAQEMARHQLRRLPVTEGGKVVGMVSLGDLAVRASGNADEEALRGVSVPSDNS
- a CDS encoding DnaJ C-terminal domain-containing protein, which codes for MAYKDYYDLLGVPRSASDADIKSAYRKLAKQYHPDKNQGDEKAAERFKEIGEAYAVLSDPEKRKLYDQFGHTGQVPPGYGGAGGGFQGGDFGGFDPSQFSDFFQGLFGMGGRRGGSVGGPGGTQVNIEDLLSGMGGSQGRRFVQNVEGELQVTLEEAFAGSDEVINVDGKRLSLRVPAGTRDGSRLRLAGQAPGGGDVLLTIRVLEDARFDLDGDDVTTTVDVPAPVAALGGDVTVRTLGGSGNLRVPPGSSGGRRMRLRGQGWPRKDGTRGDLYVRLNLTVPGDMSDEERELYRRLGELRK